The segment TCACTTAAATAAAACGTATAGTGGAAGATATAGTTTTAAACCAGACTGCAGGAAACTGCAACACTCTTTGTATGTGTGAAAATGAGACCTCTTTAGGCTCAATATCATTTACAATTACAAGAATCTCACTTACACTGATTATGGTGATTCTTCTGGAAGTGAGCAGAACCATCTGACTTATCTTTTCTCAAGTGTCACACGGtctgaaataaaatcttgaaGAACCTTTTTTTCCAGATGTGATTTCAATTTAACCAATTAAAGCTGTTATTTTATCAAGATCTAAACTGGCATAGAAGTTAGGATGACTAAAACGGGAGTTTTTTCAAGGTCTGTCACGCTGCTTTAAAGAGCAGACCAGGGatttatttgaaatgactcaTAGTTGATGTTAAAGGTTAACACCTTCTTCTGTCTCATCTGACACTGAAATGGTTTAACATTGAGCTGATATCTGTCTCCATTCTCTTATTAGATCAAACCGTGCAACAGAACTGGCAAGGGCGTCCTTGGAGACAGAGGACGAAGCTGCAGTTTATGGTAAAAGTCACCATGTTGCTATGAGCAGCTCCAGCAGGAGCTTCCACAGCAGCTGCATGGGCCTGAAGTGTGTAACACTATCTGTTTATAATTGTCCATTACCACAGCCGTTGTTTTTGCTCAATCTGCCTCCGTTAAATTTCCCCTGGTGCTGGATTTTTAGACTACacatacaataacaatatttttgttAACCAAGTTATACAGACATCCACCCATGAAAGTCCATTAGCACTGGGAAGGACTAATGTGTGAGGGGCACTCTGTGCATCCCCAGGTGAACAATGAAATAGGGATTTTCAGCCTGCCTCCCTTCTTTAAACCCCAACAGAGACCTACAGAAATCAAGGCCTTATTTGTCCTTTGTTGGATTAATAGAATCAATATAATCTGTACATACAGCCAGATGACACCCAGAGAAAATGTTATATCATTACTATTGCAACAGCACATTATCGGGTTAAACTAATCTGCACGACAGTCTAATCCCAGCTCATGGGAATTCTGCTTCATAACGACAGAAAGAGCCTTGTTTAAGCcttgtttttcataataaatGTATCTGTATGGATagtaaatttgatttttttttctctaatatAGCCCCAGAAACACTACACACTGTAACTTTAAGTatcaaaaatgaatatatatacagtatattttaacTAGGTTATTTTCTTTTGATTGACTAATTGATTAACTGCTCTAACTGCTGAAAATGGATACCAAAATACCATTTTACAGAGGTTGatatgttgtttgtgttgcacaAAATCAAGCAAATCCAGTTTCAGACGGAcagctgcattaaaaaaagcatTGATGATAATGATTTTAACTACTGCTCATGTAATAAGTAGACCTATTATTAGACATGCCAGGGTCAGGATTTTAAGCacagaacaaacacatacacatacacatgtatgtgtgttaatAACGACAGTATGTGTGCACCTACATGGTCCATCTCTTGGAGAGTAGTTGAGGAAGCAGAagccgagcagcagcaggacgatTGTTCTCCAGGTGATTTTGCGTAACAGCTGGAGGTGACTCACACCTTTCCTCTGCATGGATCTGAACGCTAAGACCACTGAAGTCCCGATGATAAACACAAACCTGAAAGAAAACCCCCAACTATAAACAGCCGTAATATACAAAACtttgcagatttattttttatcaagaGACTATAAATATCTGACGACACGACCTACCATGGCATGACAAGGCCTGCTACAGTTAAAcctgcaaaaataacaaaataatgtccTTAAGGTGCAGCTCCTGATATTAACTTTCCACCTTTAAAAGGTGTGATTAATAAATATCTTCACTCCAGTGACAGTAGCATCCCTGCAGCAAAGACAATTCATCAATCAAACCACCCGTGGAATCAATACACCCTTGTAGATGTGGCTAGGTAgcattataaaatgtaatacatttcagaatttttttaattattttttttttactttaatccaTCCAGGGAAAAGGGATACATCAACTGTCTCCTTCAATCACACAGatgccttgctcaagggcacctGAAGACTGGTAATTGCAGCAGGGGAGCGTTTCACTTTTACTACACCCTCCCACATTCTCCCAGCTGTCATTTAAACactcatccctcctcctcctcttcctcctcctcctcctgctcttatGTTCCCCTCCCTGGTTGTTAATAACAATAGACATATATAGATTGGGGCTTTGGTTTGGCTCGTATGACGAATGACATCCTGTATGTTTGCTTTGAAACAGCATTTATCATAATTAGTGACAACAGGTCAGAAAATGCTGCAGACATgacgagggggaaaaaaggcagcCATTGAGTAATGTCCTGCGTTCGTTTAATATCTGGCTTAAAAGATGCTGCTGtgtacattaaacatgttcACCACTGTGGACCTTTCATCCACTAAATCTACCTGAATGACAGAGGTAGCCaacatgcatacatgcacaTTCTCTCagttttatgtctgtttttgtctctaatGAATGGCTTTACTTCACCGTTCCATGGTGCATGTTGGAAGAACCAGTAGCCTCCTCCACCATAGTTCACAAACACCATCACTGTGAGGGAAAACCTACAAAGAGAGAACACTGAGTGAGCTGGACACGAGTtaataaatcagttaaaaaaaacacatgataaaATGTGAACTGcatgttaatgtaaatattttggACTCTCCTCCAACAACCCAAAAGATACTTTCATTCTGAATCAATTTCAACTTCTGAATCAAAGTTAAAGAGGCCCACTCCAAATGCAAGGTAATGCAATCTAAGCATTATGAATCACTCAGGAAAATGAACACTTGTCCTCTGGATCTCCTCAAGCAGGAGTGCTGACTCAAGACTCTGTGGCTAATATATGATACACTTTATGCCTTAGCACTGGCCAGAGCCGCTGAAACACAGCACACGTGATGGAGTGCTTCACTGAATCAAACactggagggggaaaaaaggtgtttgtgttgcatgtaAGAAAATGGCCGCGTGCcattacacaacacaaacttgCAGCAGAATGTAAATGGAAGCGTGGTCATGGAAGCAACCAGTTTTGCTCTGAGGCAGAATCCATTCAAAATATTTCAggtcattatttttgatttatgtgttgtttaatcagaaataaataagacagGGAAACTCACAAGAGGGTCTTTGAGAGGCAAAACAAGATTAGAGCAACCTCCACGAACGAGACTCTGTGATAAGGAGCTCTGtatctccctctgcctcctcttgtttttctgcttaGATTAAATTAAGAGGTGAACCGAAGCCATTACTGCTCTTTTAGCCCCAACCTGCTGATACAAGATTTTAATCGGCCACTATTATCTCAAAAGGGGCTATTAAAGTAGACTAAACCCTGGCGCATGTGTCCATGtgctctctccgtctctctctcacacacacacaaacacacacacagatgaacacagGCTATCGTTTAATTTTTGACGAACAAATCCATTAGTTGCCATAGTAACAAAGACAAAGGTTAAATCACTAGCCAGATGAGACCCAGTGAAAATGTCTGCATATTGTGGATTATTGGCAATCTTTCTGATTAAAACACCCTGGGTGTCTGAATTTGAATAATCACACCATTAAAGGCAGATTACATTACAAAGGCCTCACATGTGTttcatacatatgtgtatggcTAATCATGATTTATACAAGCGcttaaaaaataatgtgatgTGTACTGAGATCACTTTGTTTTAtgagtgaagaaaacaacagataaTGTCCAGGCTGAAAAGGCACAGCCGTGTTTCTCAGGTTTAAGTTGCAAATATCCCTCTAAAGCTCTGTATTAAACATTTGTCACTTCAATAACAGATGTTATTCATGTCTGGAAGTCACTGTGTATCTAACGCTAACAGGttgaagacaaatgtgtccGTAGCGTTGCAGCAGTGACAACTGAGTACGACTCAGTGAAAGACACTGATGATGGACTTCTTCAGTTTGAACACCTGCACATGCATTACCAATTACAGTAATAACGCAGTACATTTTCCTGTCGCAATATCAGTGCAGAGTATTGAGTTCCTTACTGTGATGGCCATATTAGGTACACAGACACCAATCTAGTCATAATAAATAACTACTTGTGAGAAAACGCCAAGGTTCTTTTTTGTGGCCAAACATCTGAGCAGATCTGAAACCAAATAGGGGGAAAAACTTGGAgcacagtcaaaaacaaaactaatgaaCCAGCCACCTGGAGGTGAATGCACCCAGCAATCCATTGTTTTGATGTAATAGTTGTTTCCTCTGTTGTATGGGACCGCTAACTACTGACGGTGCAATTTTCaacagcaaagaaaccagcaacAGGCTTTTAGCAGAGCGGCACAAGATTAAAATCCAAATCCTTTTAGAAAAATTAACGTGCGACTGCACCCCACAGTCATCTGTATATCATGTCAGTGGAGCCTGAGCAATGATCAACTAAACCTCTCAGCTCACAAGAAAAGCCTTTTGCCTTCAGAAATGTCTCAGCATTTATGGCAGATGAGTGATGTGTCTGTTCTCTGTGGAAAGTTGTTACTTATCAGAGATATGGATCATAAGTCACTGAGCTGGGGAGGCACACGCAGCGTTAATCCTGAGCCCCGAGTCACAGTGTGATTAAGTGTGTTGTCAGCTATGAGAATTTCGAGTATTACCATTCGGGACATCAATATGCAACAAGTAACTGTATTCCTACAGTGACATTTCAGCTAATAAGATTAAACAGTGTTACAAAACTATGTGCAAttaaaagagaaattaaaatgtctcttttcctTGAACCTTTGCATAACCAAATCAgtccaaatgaaataaaacttttaattcAGCATATATGCATGACAGTTTCAGATGTTCTTTCATGCAAAAGAAAGCCACAGATTGAGAAGATGCCAGTCATCTGCGAGATGCTGCCTCTGTGCTGCTGGATTTCCTCTCGCTCTCCATTTTGGCAAGAGATCTATGACTGTGTGGATGTGTGCTGATATGTTGACGGTATTATTACATCAATTATTTGGCGAGGGGGAGGTCAAAGCCACACCAGCATCCTGTTTCCAGAGAGGCGTGCTTTGTGTCTACCCCCAGGCCACAATTAAGGCTTGTAGGGAGACCAGATTCAATCACATGCATCACTCCTGtccaacagaaacacactgttCCAAGCCCGAGACGCACTGATATCAGAAATCATGCCCAAAGCTATACCGCCTGATAACACAAGCTTGAGGGAGCATGTGGCCAGACTGTGACCCCGGTAATTACTCTTTATGCTGAGCCTGTAGATCCTCATTTTTCTGTGAATGTGCTGCGTGCAGGCTGGATGGTTGTTGTACGTACCCTCTAAAAGTGTCCAGTGAGTGCAGACGTGTTGGTTTAACTTTGGTCGTTTCTTGGTCTGCTTCACCAGCATGAGACTCGGCCTGTATGGACAACAATGACAGTGTCTTTTAAGTAAAATCCACTGTGGATCATATGCAAGTATCTGACAGTTAActctcatactgtatatttaacacTGGTTCAAATGGTAACAACTTCTTCTGCATGGGCACAGTTAAGCTGTATAcatgttcaggtttttttaaatgttcaactTAACAAACTAAAAAATAGTGACATTTAAAGGTAAGATTGCAGATCATAACAAATGGATCACTCTTAGCACAACTTTGCCATAGGTAACCTTGTAGGTAAATGCTATGCTATGTTTACTGTCTACCTGCTGGACAGTTAGCATGGAGGGCAGTCATTTAAAAACCCcctcatatacagtattataataataatgtgatgtATAATGTGATATTTCGCAAAAGGAAAGATAAATGATATTACGCATACAGAGGTGTACAGAGAAGTGCATTCATTCAAAGCCAATACCTTTTCTACCTTTTAATAAAGGTAGAGTGTTCACCTTTATAAGAAATGTAAGTTTTTTCCAGGGCTAGGGAATTTGGCAATGTGATTTAAAGCCACTTTTACACATATGCAGCAAATCATCTAATTAAAGGTTAAACAAATCCATTGTTTAGTACacctttaaatattttttgtcctttgtcttAGCACCAGTTATTAACAATGTCTAAGCTCAAAGATATGTTACAATAACTGTGCTGAGATgtaaaaatattgacaaaaacataagtccaaaatgtcacatcGGTCATAACCCTACAAAGTCATGTTCATCCTCTCTGTATCCCGGGTCATATTGTGTGCACGGCGGCAGTGGCTCTGAGTCTCTGAAGGCAGCACAGAGATGACTCTGGCCTGTTGCCCTCTCAGTTGGATTAGCCTGACTCACTGGCCTCTGTGCCGCAGCCTAAAGAGCCAGAGCAGGAAGACACTCGCTCTAATATGTTATGATGGATCGGCTTGCCATCCAGACAGCATATGGAAGACCGAGACATCTTGCTTGGGAGAATAAGAGGAGCCATTCATGctcaccaaaaacacacagcagttcTTTCCATCAAGCGAGCTGATTGGACGGACACAACGCTCTGCTCTATCACTTGTATGCAAGTCTGCAGCACAACTGGCTCTGCAAACATTTGTATCAATCATTCCATTAGTGTCTCCCAAACGGCCTGATGACTGGAGTCTCTGAGCAATTTTGGTATGCAGGCTGCAGAGTTGGCCAACAAGAATAATTCAGTGTAATGTTGGATCAAGGCAATGTTACTCTCCAACTACAAGAAAGCATTAAGTCAACCAATTTCTGCTGAAAGAAGTTCAAATGGTGCAGCTGCATTGTGTGCCTCTGAATGCTCTCAGGTCTCATGTGCAACATTTATgatggtttattggcagaaatgtaatatacatTAGTATGTTTGTTTGATTATAGAATCACTTTAGTTTGGTATTCATAGTGTTAGACTGAGCCTTTTCTATGTACTTTAGGTACagtaagggccttgctttacagaggttGTCGTCGTCTCTACGActgcacaaatgaaaaaaatatagtGTTTAATGTTGCATATAAAAATTGTATAGCTGATACTGATGAGACTACCACTCAAgcgtcatttcatttgtttatgatTGATCCAAGTCTAAGCAATCAAATTATGCATCTGTGTCCTCTCATAATGTGTAGAAAGATatttatcagcagcagcagtattttACTTACATTATCCACTGAGTGCTGAGGACTTTGGCAGCAAATGGTCTTAATAAAGTTTGATGTACAACgcctcctgtaaaaaaaaaacaaaaaagaacaagtcTGGTCTGTCTGGGTCTGATGGAAGAGTAATCAGTGCAGAATGGTATTTTCATTGTGGATGATGTGAAAAACACCTGGGTACCTGTAGATGTACAGTGCCACATTGAACAACAGTGTGATTATGGCCAGTAAGAGAGCTGAGACCAGGAGAGCTGACAgaacagggaaagaaaaaaaaaatcttatgtTTACAAATGGAAGTTGTGTAATCAAACTGTACCACCATACGTCACACTCTCTCTGCCTGGACGTCAATGTTTATCATGTTTATCAGAGTAGAATCTGACTGGGAATAAAAGGGCCTGCTAAACTAGTCTAAACAGTCCACTTCATTCACCTCCACACTCCCTGTGGGAATCAAACCGTGTCAAAGGGGATCCCTCAAGTGACATACAAGAGCTTAATGGAAAACTCTTGGTCGATCCATCACAGAACAATCACCCTGGGTAATCTAAGCCCGCAGGCATCTGGAAAGGAAAGTGTAAGACTACACTAGGTCCAAATGAAGTacaagaggcaacaaatacattGAATGCCTTTGGTTTatgaaattataattattaaaataagcaCTGGGTGAAAATGAATAGCTGATAATAATAGCAAAATCTGTACCACTGCTTAATGTGGATGGAAATGTATACTAGGAGACTATTGCTGGGTAATTTATGCTAAATATCACTGATTTTTACCTTCTGTCTCCTAAACAAAAATTGAGGTTATTACTCATCAACAGCTCCAGTAGCAGTGAAATATCAGCGAGACATTAGACAGCTGTGCCACTGATTATAAAGCTATAACACAGGAAATATTGGTGCCGTCTTCTTGCGTCAAAGCATGGCAGACAAAGAGGCAGTGTGCGCCGTGTTTGTcttcagtggaaaaacaaacaaaaagacaccatACTAACCCGGGCTGAATCCACACTATGACATCCACTCTGAACTAAGAGTGCTCACTTAATCACCTCGGAAAAGTCATGGCATCTCTGGTGTCCGCTCATAAAAACACCATAAAGCTCTCAGCACAAACAGCATTAGATCTCTGCAGCAGCCATGCTCACTCTACATGCTACAGTCGGAATAATTTAATGAAGGTAATGAAACAGCTAAATTAAGTTCAGATTGTCAAACGTTTGCTTAAGTCAATTACTCAAACTCTTGGCACAGGGTTTTTAGACTAAAGTGACCACTGAGGGGCCACTGAGCATTGAGTGGGAGTGAAAAAAGTCCagcttttttgggaaaagcagaTGTTCAGTAAGGGTGGGCGATAAGAAAATGATATCAGCATATTCtgatattgcaataacaatatttttgttatttcacagaatttcagaACAAAACtcttgatatggaacaatatatagCTCGAAATAAAAACGTTTTTATTGGGTAAAATGACTTTGCATTATAAACATTcagaaataacttgatattaagtggtagGCCACAGGAAATTGACTGTAGGGACACTTCTTGTGAGTGTGAGACCTGTGCCTTAGCAGGTGACTTGTGGTTTGTGGTATGAAGCAGAATTCAGTACTAACACGATTAAAGGGAGGATCTGATAATACATCCTTGAAGAACACAGCACATCACCCAGCAAATGACCTCATGAAGACCTGCGGCCAATCAATGAGAAACGCTGAAGTAAACTTTGAAATTTCCTAGCAGAGCAACTCTAACCTGTCCCGAGCTGCTGACCAGACCATTACTTAAGCTGAGCAAGTCCTACGGGGAGTTTGTATAATCACCGGTCTGTGAAGCTAATGGAAGCTCATCGTACTGTGAGGGGTGCAGTCACACTGACCATATATCTGCTTGGATAATGGCTACTTGGCCTTAAAAGTCTGATCTACAACATAATCTGCAATATTGTTAAGTAGAGTGTACATTATGGACGGAGACGCTTTCAAAATCCCATTACGCCCTAATCCTTCCACACTCCCTAATGTATTACCCACAATCCCCCACTCACGGAGCCAGGccttcaaaacaaacagagaagcttttctttttatcccTTTTCAAGAAACCATGTCTTATTTGATCAATACACATCATGTCCCAAGAGATGGATGAGAATTACTGCTCAGTAGACGTGGACAGGCTGAGTGATTCTGCTCTTTGCTGACTCAGTCTAGGTGAAGTGGATCAAAGGCTTGGCCCGGGAGTGAACACAGGTTCCATTTTACTGTCACTGTGTCTAAATAAGGAAGGTACATTCGCTCTCAGTCAAAACTATTCAGCGTCAGGAGAGAAATTCATCATCTTGCTCACTTACGCAGGTTTGCATTGCTCGCTCTTTTAGTCACAGTGTGAATGCAGTTGGGTTTACTGGTGTCTTCTGACCTCTGGATGCACACAAAATAATGACCTCCTTCTCCgtacgtctgactccacctGCATCCAAAACAGTGACAAGCACATAACACAAGAGGCTGTGTTTATTTGATCTCCTCTGAGATTGTGTGTTTCCTCAGaggaatacatttttttccacactgtaGAATAAGGCACTAGTACACACCACTGTCACAGCTCTGGAGCACCCCCTAGTGTCCATGGATTCAAAGTGTGTCCCTCTGTACTTGGACCCCCAAAACACGCATTACACACTCATATTGATCCACTGTTGGGATGACATACTAGCTATCACTTGGAGTGTTATTTCAAAGAGAGAAGGAAATCAATAGCAGCACAGTCTGGTTAGAGACCTCAGCATTGATCTAAGAAGGCCAAGAGCAGGGCGCTGAGAAAAAGCAGAGAACGCACCACAAACCTGTCGTCCTGCAACTGAATCCCTGGCACCATGTTTGCGGGGTGACCCCCAAATGGAAAGCTCTGCCCTGCTATCTTGTCAGTACTAAATATGGTAACAGTCTCCTCCAGTTAACAACCTCACTGAGATTTCCACAGGACGTGTGGCTTCGAAGCTTTAAAGAGCCCTTTTCATCAATACTGGAATGTCGGGTCTTATTAACCCCAAAAAGGCCCCTGATCAATACTTAGCGAAGTGGTTTAAGGGAGGGCATCACTCAGGTCCAGAAAGCAGGTCAGGACTACTCCCCCTGTCCTGTAAATAATCACACAGACTGCTGATGCACTCTTAGGCTGCCACCGCACTATATTATGTCTGCAGACAAGAGAAATACACTCCCACAGGCAGAGTCATTATGagtaaacaggaaaacaaatcaGCACTTTTTGCCATCTGTGGACTTTACCTGCAAAGACTTTCATTCCTCATCTGTGATTCCACTTGCATGGTCAGAGTGAATTTAGTGCTGATCACCACAGATGCATTACAGTTGTTGGGCTTCACTGTGACTAAACGTTGGTATAAAcactgagaagaagaaagagagaaagaattaaaacaGTTAAGAATACAGGAAGAggaaatatttaatgtttaaaagatTCAAAGCAAACAATGTCTAAGGCAGCATAAAAGAGTGTTGACTTAAATGTGTCTCCTCAGTGCTTCAAAAATCTATTCAgccaaaactgaaaaacaaacaataggaCATAACATTGAGGTTTATCATCCTTAAACTTATTTGCCGTCCTTACATCTTACATCAACCACATTATTATGCACATGCTCTGTACCTTGTAGCAGTAATCTGATGTGTAGAAAACCTGCACTTCTTCTGTCAGCTCGTTATGAAACGCTAACAAAGCCTGGTCCATTTTCAGACTGGCACCTGGAACAGTTTGATGATTTACAGCTTTTTGGACATCACACATACAAGAGAGCAGAAGGGAGAATCAACTCACAGTCACCATCGAGATCACAACACTGATATAATCAATAACATTGATGAAATACGTTCTCACATGTCTATGTGTTATTATAGAGTTGTACTTTGATGAGGCAAACTATATACTTTGGACTGAAATACTATAAAATGACTACTATCTTTTGTAAAACGACCGCTCTGGGAACAAGACCAGATCCACTTCCACCGACACTGAACCCTATGACTCACCTGGTTGTCCATAGCTGCTGGCTACAACGATTAACAAAGTCAGACTTGCTTGTTTCAGTGACCTGAGCTCCATGTTGCTTCTTCAGAGCAGCCACTCTTGTCCACTGCTCATCTTTATAACTCTCACCAATATAAAAAGTGGTCAAAGGGCAGAAGGCATGCGTGGCTGCTATTTACTGTTGGCTGATGTTTGGGACAACAAAAGTGTGTCAAATGGGAGGTTTTTGTCGCTCTGTTTGTCCAGACTGAGGGCGTTTGTTTTAGATCACGTATTGCTTTCTCTTCAGAAAAC is part of the Solea senegalensis isolate Sse05_10M linkage group LG15, IFAPA_SoseM_1, whole genome shotgun sequence genome and harbors:
- the si:dkey-192p21.6 gene encoding heparan-alpha-glucosaminide N-acetyltransferase, which translates into the protein MELRSLKQASLTLLIVVASSYGQPAVNHQTVPGASLKMDQALLAFHNELTEEVQVFYTSDYCYKCLYQRLVTVKPNNCNASVVISTKFTLTMQVESQMRNESLCRWSQTYGEGGHYFVCIQRSEDTSKPNCIHTVTKRASNANLPLLVSALLLAIITLLFNVALYIYRRRCTSNFIKTICCQSPQHSVDNAESHAGEADQETTKVKPTRLHSLDTFRGFSLTVMVFVNYGGGGYWFFQHAPWNGLTVAGLVMPWFVFIIGTSVVLAFRSMQRKGVSHLQLLRKITWRTIVLLLLGFCFLNYSPRDGPLSWSWLRIPGVLQRLAFTYFVLSLLQTLWRQREIPLTSTHWWSQVQDLVVYWPQWLIIILLETLWLCITLLMPVPNCPTGYLGAGGIGDNGLYPNCTGGAAGYIDRVMFGDNMYRYPTCKEMYQTTQPFDPEGILGTINSIVMGFLGMQAGKIIIFYKGRNVHILCRFLMWAVLLGISAAILSKCTRDGGFIPVNKNLWSLSYVTCTGCFSFLLLGAMFFVIDIKGWWGGQPFIYPGMNSIFVYVGHSLLGFYFPFSWEMHFQQSHWEWLFQSLWGTSLWLLVAFFLYRKKFFLKI